The Solibacillus sp. FSL R7-0668 genome includes the window GAAAATAGTGAGGATACAATCAAACTTGTGCCAAAGGACAATCCGTATTATTCAACGGTGGAATCCGCTTACCGCATGGGGATGATTAAAGAGGGAGATCAGCTAGCGATTGACAAGAACGTAACGAAAGAGCAGCTAGCGGTGTGGTTTGTTCGTGCATTAGGTCTCGAACAAGCCGCGAAATATCCTACGATTTATAAGCTGGATGTGAACGATGTGCATGAAATTTCACCAGCAAATATTGGCTATGTAACGTTAGTAAATGCGTTAAAGCTACAGCCATTAACAGATAATAAATTCCAGCCGAAAAAAGAAATATCATACGCTGAATTAGCGGTTTCGATTATTAATGTAGCCTATGCAATTGCAGAAAAACAAAATACAGGCTACTAAATAAAGTACACCTCACTATACAATCTGTGTAGTGAGGTGTCGTTTTTAGCGCATTTTCAATGATTTGTCCTTGTATAGTCACAAAATTAAGAATGTACGTTCGAATTTTCTTAGAACGTAGTGGTTTCTGGAAAGGATTTTATGTTAAAATAAGAAAAAGCACGGAATCCTAAAAAAAAGAGCGAAAATTTTTAGGAAACGATGTAATATAGTTAAAGTAATTAATCATTAATGGAAGTTGGGAAAAACATGCAAAAAAATAAATATCGCATTCATAGCAATGCATTATTTGAAATTGCGCAAAGTCGTGCGTTTACCGAAAAGGATGCTATCGAAGAGCGCTTCGATGAAGAGGGAAAAATTAAATTAGTAAGTGACCGTGCTGGAGCGGATCTTACGTTATCATTAGTAAAAACCGAAGATGGTCTTGCATACGTAGTTAAATGGGATGATTCTGAAGAAGTATATAAAGGTTGGAACATGGCTTGGGAAGAATTTACTTGGTGCTTAGGCGTTGTAAACAAGCCAATTGAAGAAGCAGCAAAAAAAGCGGCAGAAGAAGCAGCAGCTCGTCGTGCAGAAGAAGCGGCATTAGCGGCAGCAAGCGAAGTCACATTGGAAGAAAATGATTTTGAAGCTGAAGAAGTTGCAGCGGAGAATTTAGAGAAATAATATACAAAAAACCGTCTAGCATCTGTTGCTTAGACGGTTTTTTGTTGGACTATATGTGAAACGAAGGGAAATGTCTCAGAAGATCTAGTTTTGGATATTATTTATGATCTGGTCCAACGAGCGCATAGCGTTCCCACTTACGACTACGCCAGCGGAAAATAACTAAAATGGCACGAATCCATTCATCACAGGAAATGGCTAACCATACGCCGATTAAGCCTAAATCAAGGACGAATACAAATAAGTAACCGAGTGACAGTCCGATACAAATCATGGAAATTATCCCGATACGCACAGGGTAGGTCGCATCTCCAGCAGCACGTAGCGAGTTGATAATTGTAATATTAATGGTACGACCCGTTTCTAAAAAGATACTTAATAATAGGACGCTAGCCCCGATTTGAATGATGTTTTCATTGTCAGTAAATACACGCATGAGCGGCTCGCGGAAGGTTGTAACTAGCGCCACCATCACCAGTGTAAATACAAGCGCTGATTTTACGCTAAACCATACTGTTTTATAGGCGAGGTCCTTTTCTCCAGCGCCAACATAACGCCCTATTAAAATAGCGGTACCTGAACCAATCGCCATCGCAAATAAATACGTAAACATGGAAATATTCATGGCGTATTGACGTGCAGACAATGCTTCCGCTCCGACGTATGTTACATAGTAAAGTAATACGATTTGGCTCGTTTGATACAATACTTGCTCAAGGGCAGATGGAATTCCGATTTTTAAAATCTTTGTAATGTATTTTTTAGATAGACTATAATAATCAGCAAATTGAATGCGTACTTCCAGTGCCTGATACAGCAACCAGAAAAATACAACTGCTGCGACAATACGGCTAATGACAGAAGAAATGGCTGCCCCTTCAACACCAAGCTCCGGTGCCCCAAATTTCCCGAAAATTAAAATATAGTTCAAAATGACATGAAGCACGTTCATTCCAAGTGATACATACATCGTTTGCTTCGTCCAACCCTGTACACGAATGACAGAAGATAGCGATGTAATTAGTGCCTGAACAAAAATAAAGCCCCCAACAATCGCTAAATAGCTTTGCGCGGCTTCAAGCACAGCACCTTGTAGGTTCATCATCTTCATAATGGCATCTGAAAATAAGAGAAACACGCCACTTAATACGAGGCCAATAACCAAGTTTAATGTAACGGATAGCGCGGCAATTTTCGAAGCATCTTCCAATAAGCGTGAACCTAAATATTGTGAGACGACAATCGAAGCCCCTGTGCCAATCACACCTAATAACAGAATCGCAATTTGGATATATTGGTTCGCGGTTCCGACACCAGCAACGGCATTGTCTGAAACGGCACTTAACATGAACGTATCGGCAAGTCCCATCAGCATAAATAAAAACAGCTCTAAAAATAAAGGCCATGTAAGTTTAAATAAGCTTAATTCCTTTGTAGTATTTGCCATATGACGTCACTCTTTCAATAAATTTTCTATTCGGTCTTTTACGTCGAACCTTTTTAAAAACAAGACGTATCGTACCATAAATAGGTAGTTGAAGATAGTCCGAATTTCGAAACAAAGGAATATTTATTGAAAATAATACAATTTTGACTATTTTAGGTTGTGGGAAATTAATTATCTGATATTCGTAATATAAAAACGACAAAATTCGACTTCCTGTTACGGGATTGTAATGGTTGTAACATGAAGTTGTTATATTACTGAAACATAAAGTAGGTATGCTAGTACAAGTTGAATCAAAAAGATTTTTCACGAAAATGATATTGGAGGGAAATAGTCAAGTATGATCAAGAAAATATTAGCATTTTCAGTGGCAATTGCCGCGAGCACATTTATTTTTGCAAGCCCGTCTTTCGCAGCTACACATACAGTAACATCAGGTGAGACATTATTTTCAATTGCACCCAAATATAACGTTACCGCAACCGCATTAAAAAAGGAAAATATGTTAATAACGAATAATCTTTTCATTAATCAGGTGCTTCAAATCCCTGAAAAAGTTTCTGCAACACATCCGTCAAATGTAAAGAAAACGTATTCAATGACAGCTACAGCCTATACAGCGAATTGCAAGGGTTGCTCGGGAATTACGAAAACTGGATTAAACTTACGTAAAAACCCAGAGCTTAAAGTAATCGCAGTTGATCCTAAAATTATTCCACTTGGCTCAAAAGTGTGGGTGGAAGGCTATGGCATTGCAGTTGCCGGTGATACAGGCGGCGCTATTAAAGGAAATAAAATCGATGTTTTTGTCAAAAATAAATCAATAGCCTATGACTGGGGACGTAAAAAGGTGACAGTCAAGCTGTTAAAATCATAAAAGGAAGGTCATGCAAATGCTGCATGACCTTTATTTGTTATTCTGTATTGTCCAAAAAGATGTTTTCTAGAAGGAAACGTTTTATAATTAACAGTTGGATGCGTTAAATAGGAAGGGGAATCTTATGTTTACATATGAAGCCATTTGCCGTTATTGCCGCAAGCCCTTTACATTACGAGAAGGTACAAAAAAATACCAGCAATATAAGGTAAATCGTCAGGCTAATATTTCGTGTGATAGCTGTGAACGACGCATTGAGGACGATTCACGTAAATATCTATTTGACCGAGATTAAAGTTGCATCATTCTTTTGAGATGCCTCATTTCGCCAATGAGATCGTCCATTTGGCGCTGCATTTGCTCTACTTCAAATGGAAATAAGTTACTTTCGGTTGTCTTTGAGCTTGAGGAAGTGGAAGAGGCCTCCTCTAATAAACGTAGCGTAATGCCAGCAGAAATAGTGGCTAGCATATCGCCAATCGTTAAGACAGCAGCGCTAGCATACTCAAATCGTGCAGCTAAAATTTCGAGTGATTGTTCATTATTCGAGCGTTTATTCAACAAGCTTCCTCCTAGCAATAGGTTTAGCTAGTATATGCAAGGATAGAATAAAATGAGCAGATAAATTACAAGGATGCGAAAGGAGGATGAAGATGGAAGCAAAAAAACACCAAATTGAATGCCACAACTGTCAGGAAAGGATGACCATTGATTTTGCAACCGCCAATTTTGCGACAGCTGTGAGTGTCATTAACGGCAAAAAAACGGAAACCCGTACATATTTTGAACAATGCCCGAACTGTGACGCCGTAAATAAAGTAACAAGCGACAACAAAGAAGAATGGGGAAAACGCAAAGGACCTAATATCAAATTCTTTATGTTTTCCGGCATGCTTGGTTGTCTATTATTTTTAGTTTTAGGCATACTGGCACTCTATTTTGCATTTCAGGGGCTTGGTTTTGTTGTGGATTGGCTGTATAAATAGCCAACGTTCGTGTATAATGAAAGCTTCGTGGAGGTGTAATCGACAATGAGTAAAAAATGGACAATCCATTCAATTCGTGAATATGTAGAAAAAAATACAGATACAAAATTACTTTCAACAGAATTTAAAGGCTTCTCGCAAAAGCTTGATTTCCAATGTGCATGTGGTAATACATTCCAAAAGCCTTGGAAAAAATTCAAAGAAAATAAGCAGCAAAAATGTGAGGTTTGCCAGCCACCAAAGGAATCTCGCTAATTCAAGTGAAAAATAGTGCCAATGCATGTGGATAACAAGCATTGGCCTTTTTTATTCTGTAATATAGGAGCAACTACAATCAGTAACCGTTTCAACCTCTAGCTTAAATCTCGATTTCTACGTTTATAAATGTCATTAGTTGTCCCTAGCTTCTTATCAAATCGGCATTATTCGGTTACAGGCGTAACCTCTGTCTTTTTAAGCTCTGGATGTGCCATTTCAATAATAGAAGTACGTAATAAGAGTAAAACAATAAAGATTAGGATCAAACCACTGACGAATAAAATGTATTGCGCTGGAATGATCTCATATAAAAACCCGTAAGTAAGTGTTCCAATTGGCATGGCACTCATCGCCATCATTTCAACAATACCAAACACACGCCCGCGATATTGTTCATCAATTGTTGTCTGCATAATGACGCCAATTGGGGTATTGGTAATAACGCCCAGTGCGCCAAAAATGAGCATGACGATAAAGTAGAAAATGAAAATCATCATCGTACTTGAAAATTGGAATAATAGTGGTACGCCGACAAAGATCACGAGTATCCCCATTAAAAATGTTGAGCGCTTTACTAATAATAATGGAAATTTCACTGTTGAGCGTGAAGCAAAATAAATCGATGTTATGAGTATACCGACAGCGCCACCCGCCTCAATAAAGCCGATTAATTGTGGATCAATTTGCAATAAAGTTAGTAAAATGTAGCCTCCACCAACATTGACGGAAGTGAAAAATAAATTTAACCATAATGCCGTCCATAAGATCGCTTTAATAACAGGTTTTTTATTGACATAGCAGAAGCCGGCTTTAAAGCTTTCGACCATAGTTTCTTTTTCAGAACCTGTCATTGCCTGTTGTCTTTTATATAGCTGGAAATTCATCGTTGCTTCTAAAGTTAGGGTAATCATTGCAGCAATGATGAAAATCATTAAGAAAACTTCCATTGATACAAAGCCGAAAAGCATCCCGCCAAAAATCGGTCCGCCAATTCCAGATACCGATAACGACAGTTGGTTAAAGCTCATCGCTTTTTGGATTCTAGTTTCATCCACTAAATTGGCGATGGATGCAGAAAAGGCGACACTTGTAAATGTACTGAAAATACTGTTGAACATAGTGGCAGTGTAGATAGCGGCAAGCGATAACCCAAATTCATGCGTATACATTAATAACCCAGCTACTGTTAAGATGACGCCTGCCTGACCACCTAGCACCAGTTTTTTTCGAGACATGCGATCCCCTAGTATTCCCGCAATCGGTGCCATTATTGTACGTGGCAAATAGCTTAATATAATATTGATGGCAAAGCTTAATGACGAACCTGTTAACGATAAGATGTACATACTAATCCCAAAACTATAAACATGTGACCCGAGCGAACCAATCATTTTACTCACTAAAAATGTGTATAAATGGTAGGTCGCTTTTTTTAATTTTGCCTGTTCATTCATGTGCAATCCCTCTTTTGTTTAATTTTATTAAACATATAATACGAGATGGATGAAATAAATGCAACCAAAAAGTTTAATTAAATTAAAAATAATTTTGGTTTTAATTTTGAATCTATTTA containing:
- a CDS encoding homoserine dehydrogenase, producing the protein MQKNKYRIHSNALFEIAQSRAFTEKDAIEERFDEEGKIKLVSDRAGADLTLSLVKTEDGLAYVVKWDDSEEVYKGWNMAWEEFTWCLGVVNKPIEEAAKKAAEEAAARRAEEAALAAASEVTLEENDFEAEEVAAENLEK
- a CDS encoding MATE family efflux transporter; protein product: MANTTKELSLFKLTWPLFLELFLFMLMGLADTFMLSAVSDNAVAGVGTANQYIQIAILLLGVIGTGASIVVSQYLGSRLLEDASKIAALSVTLNLVIGLVLSGVFLLFSDAIMKMMNLQGAVLEAAQSYLAIVGGFIFVQALITSLSSVIRVQGWTKQTMYVSLGMNVLHVILNYILIFGKFGAPELGVEGAAISSVISRIVAAVVFFWLLYQALEVRIQFADYYSLSKKYITKILKIGIPSALEQVLYQTSQIVLLYYVTYVGAEALSARQYAMNISMFTYLFAMAIGSGTAILIGRYVGAGEKDLAYKTVWFSVKSALVFTLVMVALVTTFREPLMRVFTDNENIIQIGASVLLLSIFLETGRTINITIINSLRAAGDATYPVRIGIISMICIGLSLGYLFVFVLDLGLIGVWLAISCDEWIRAILVIFRWRSRKWERYALVGPDHK
- a CDS encoding 3D domain-containing protein, producing MIKKILAFSVAIAASTFIFASPSFAATHTVTSGETLFSIAPKYNVTATALKKENMLITNNLFINQVLQIPEKVSATHPSNVKKTYSMTATAYTANCKGCSGITKTGLNLRKNPELKVIAVDPKIIPLGSKVWVEGYGIAVAGDTGGAIKGNKIDVFVKNKSIAYDWGRKKVTVKLLKS
- a CDS encoding redox protein, with the protein product MEAKKHQIECHNCQERMTIDFATANFATAVSVINGKKTETRTYFEQCPNCDAVNKVTSDNKEEWGKRKGPNIKFFMFSGMLGCLLFLVLGILALYFAFQGLGFVVDWLYK
- a CDS encoding MFS transporter, coding for MNEQAKLKKATYHLYTFLVSKMIGSLGSHVYSFGISMYILSLTGSSLSFAINIILSYLPRTIMAPIAGILGDRMSRKKLVLGGQAGVILTVAGLLMYTHEFGLSLAAIYTATMFNSIFSTFTSVAFSASIANLVDETRIQKAMSFNQLSLSVSGIGGPIFGGMLFGFVSMEVFLMIFIIAAMITLTLEATMNFQLYKRQQAMTGSEKETMVESFKAGFCYVNKKPVIKAILWTALWLNLFFTSVNVGGGYILLTLLQIDPQLIGFIEAGGAVGILITSIYFASRSTVKFPLLLVKRSTFLMGILVIFVGVPLLFQFSSTMMIFIFYFIVMLIFGALGVITNTPIGVIMQTTIDEQYRGRVFGIVEMMAMSAMPIGTLTYGFLYEIIPAQYILFVSGLILIFIVLLLLRTSIIEMAHPELKKTEVTPVTE